The proteins below come from a single Solea senegalensis isolate Sse05_10M linkage group LG2, IFAPA_SoseM_1, whole genome shotgun sequence genomic window:
- the LOC122765180 gene encoding ALK and LTK ligand 2-like isoform X1, with amino-acid sequence MLRLLLLVALLVLTLAAGRGATAALLRGLGATELSARTEAGGLNRAKTGVERMSRSHHGTEAQAKDPRYKDKIIRQLTGPLSFNPKCRKQFNRLYHNTRDCTVPAYYRRCARLLMQLANSPRCTER; translated from the exons atgctgcggctgctgctccTCGTCGCGCTGCTCGTCCTGACGCTCGCGGCGGGACGCGGTGCGACGGCGGCACTGCTGCGAGGCCTCGGCGCGACGGAGCTGTCGGCAAGGACAGAGGCGGGTGGACTGAACCGAGCCAAGACCGGAGTGGAGAGAATGAGCCGGTCTCACCACGGGACGG aagCTCAGGCCAAAGATCCACGCTACAAAGACAAGATCATCAGACAACTGACAG gtcCTTTATCCTTCAACCCTAAGTGCAGGAAACAGTTCAACAGACTGTACCACAACACCAGAGACTGCACTGTACCTGcct attATAGACGATGTGCTCGTCTGCTGATGCAGCTCGCTAACAGCCCGCGCTGCACTGAGAGATAG
- the LOC122765180 gene encoding uncharacterized protein LOC122765180 isoform X2: MLRLLLLVALLVLTLAAGRGATAALLRGLGATELSARTEAGGLNRAKTGVERMSRSHHGTEAQAKDPRYKDKIIRQLTDYRRCARLLMQLANSPRCTER, encoded by the exons atgctgcggctgctgctccTCGTCGCGCTGCTCGTCCTGACGCTCGCGGCGGGACGCGGTGCGACGGCGGCACTGCTGCGAGGCCTCGGCGCGACGGAGCTGTCGGCAAGGACAGAGGCGGGTGGACTGAACCGAGCCAAGACCGGAGTGGAGAGAATGAGCCGGTCTCACCACGGGACGG aagCTCAGGCCAAAGATCCACGCTACAAAGACAAGATCATCAGACAACTGACAG attATAGACGATGTGCTCGTCTGCTGATGCAGCTCGCTAACAGCCCGCGCTGCACTGAGAGATAG